The following are encoded in a window of Miltoncostaea marina genomic DNA:
- a CDS encoding MarR family winged helix-turn-helix transcriptional regulator, with the protein MLHDEQSDSAAAPSTPASGADLASPSAGQLAVWRTFFECAMALPDVLGAELEAAGGVSLRWYDVLVNLEDAAEGLPMNELAARILSSKSGLTRVVDRMEDAGLVRRERVPYDRRVVLVRLTDAGRAELAGSRRIHRDGIARHFSRHLDPAEGEALRAALEKVRAHVRPLRPGRVRG; encoded by the coding sequence TTGTTGCATGACGAACAATCTGACAGCGCGGCCGCGCCGTCAACCCCCGCCTCCGGCGCGGACCTCGCGAGCCCGAGCGCCGGGCAGCTCGCCGTCTGGCGCACCTTCTTCGAGTGCGCGATGGCGCTGCCCGACGTGCTGGGCGCCGAGCTCGAGGCCGCGGGCGGCGTCTCGCTGCGCTGGTACGACGTGCTGGTGAACCTCGAGGACGCCGCCGAGGGTCTGCCGATGAACGAGCTGGCGGCCCGCATCCTGAGCAGCAAGAGCGGCCTCACCCGCGTGGTCGATCGGATGGAGGACGCCGGCCTGGTACGGCGCGAGCGGGTGCCCTACGACCGCCGGGTCGTGCTCGTGCGCCTGACCGACGCCGGGCGGGCGGAGCTGGCCGGGTCGCGGCGCATCCACCGCGACGGCATCGCGCGGCACTTCAGCCGCCATCTCGACCCCGCCGAGGGCGAGGCGCTGCGCGCTGCGCTCGAGAAGGTGCGGGCGCACGTGCGGCCGCTGCGGCCTGGTCGCGTCAGGGGGTAG
- a CDS encoding lysylphosphatidylglycerol synthase transmembrane domain-containing protein, whose protein sequence is MSTHAAPLTHARGPRLRAALRRPRVRRGLIAGATVAMLALAAWGAMHAVQPGAFARAFASADWSWVLASALLYAVSQVASALVWRCGLTACGLGALSRRHVVNAHFIGHGACELLPAQLGQVVRYAAIRRHPVAADGCPLRLAGSVGAHKALDGVVTFIVVAVAALVIPLPSAVSGLRWVSAAVLAGLLIALVLAWRSDGERMLARVPRRLQPLVRGLAHGGAIFTSRRHALAAVGFQLVAVGARVLSLAVLLHAFGMPAGAALLVFALMVLSGVLAITPGGVGVREAALVPALVATYGLGTDMTLAFSLGIQATALAATLVCAAFALLSQQLWPPTAAAAAA, encoded by the coding sequence ATGTCGACGCACGCCGCCCCCCTCACCCACGCCCGCGGCCCGCGCCTTCGCGCGGCGCTCCGCCGACCCCGCGTCCGCCGCGGGCTCATCGCCGGCGCCACGGTGGCGATGCTCGCGCTGGCCGCCTGGGGCGCGATGCACGCGGTGCAGCCGGGCGCCTTCGCCCGCGCCTTCGCGTCGGCCGACTGGAGCTGGGTGCTCGCCTCCGCCCTGCTGTACGCCGTGAGCCAGGTCGCCTCGGCCCTCGTCTGGCGCTGCGGGCTCACCGCCTGCGGCCTCGGCGCGCTGAGCCGCCGGCACGTCGTGAACGCCCACTTCATCGGCCACGGCGCCTGCGAGCTCCTGCCCGCGCAGCTCGGCCAGGTGGTGCGGTACGCGGCGATCCGCCGTCACCCGGTCGCCGCCGACGGCTGCCCGCTGCGGCTGGCCGGCAGCGTGGGCGCGCACAAGGCGCTCGACGGGGTCGTGACCTTCATCGTGGTGGCGGTCGCCGCACTGGTGATCCCCCTGCCGTCCGCGGTGTCCGGGCTGCGCTGGGTGTCCGCCGCCGTGCTGGCCGGCCTGCTCATCGCGCTCGTCCTCGCCTGGCGCTCCGACGGCGAGCGGATGCTCGCCCGGGTCCCCCGCCGCCTGCAGCCGCTGGTGCGCGGCCTCGCCCACGGCGGCGCCATCTTCACCAGCCGCCGTCACGCCCTCGCGGCGGTCGGCTTCCAGCTGGTCGCGGTGGGCGCCCGGGTGCTGAGCCTCGCCGTCCTGCTGCACGCGTTCGGCATGCCGGCCGGGGCTGCGCTGCTGGTCTTCGCCCTCATGGTGCTGTCGGGCGTGCTCGCGATCACGCCGGGCGGCGTCGGCGTCCGCGAGGCCGCGCTCGTCCCGGCGCTCGTCGCCACCTACGGCCTCGGCACCGACATGACGCTCGCCTTCAGCCTCGGCATCCAGGCGACCGCGCTGGCAGCCACCCTGGTGTGCGCCGCGTTCGCGCTGCTCTCGCAGCAGCTCTGGCCGCCGACCGCGGCCGCCGCGGCGGCCTGA
- a CDS encoding cupin domain-containing protein, translated as MSTQAATMFHRPGETGRSFWGPGDRYTFLVTGEESGGAYFSMLAVVPPGGGPPPHVHRDEDETFHVLEGRPTFRLGDERVVAGPGDFVNVPRGRLHCFRNLTDAPVRMVLTFTPAGIERFFEETLERAWDLSADPPDNVDEVAARYAEAAPRYGMTFFLDLPAARPAGALAGAAA; from the coding sequence ATGTCCACGCAGGCCGCGACGATGTTCCACCGCCCCGGCGAGACCGGGCGCTCCTTCTGGGGGCCCGGCGACCGGTACACCTTCCTCGTGACGGGCGAGGAGTCGGGCGGGGCGTACTTCTCCATGCTCGCCGTGGTGCCGCCGGGCGGCGGGCCGCCCCCGCACGTGCACCGCGACGAGGACGAGACCTTCCACGTGCTCGAGGGGCGGCCCACGTTCCGCCTGGGCGACGAGCGTGTCGTGGCCGGGCCGGGTGACTTCGTCAACGTCCCGCGGGGCCGGCTGCACTGCTTCCGCAACCTGACCGACGCCCCGGTGCGCATGGTGCTCACCTTCACCCCGGCGGGCATCGAGCGCTTCTTCGAGGAGACGCTGGAGCGGGCCTGGGATCTCTCGGCCGACCCGCCGGACAACGTCGACGAGGTCGCCGCCCGCTACGCCGAGGCGGCGCCGCGCTACGGGATGACCTTCTTCCTCGACCTGCCGGCCGCGCGGCCGGCGGGCGCCCTCGCGGGCGCCGCGGCCTGA
- a CDS encoding HAMP domain-containing protein, protein MGATDGPGAMAAADLAALLAAMRAAADGDFSVRVRPAPDGLAREVGLAFNRLVESNAGLAGEIARVRRTVGRDGLIAERAAPPLDGGAWRASVDALNALIDDLVRPTEEFARVIGAVAGGDLTQRMAARIEGHPVRGEFQRIRATVNAMVDRLSSFADEVTRVAREVGTEGKLGGQAKVKGLAGTWRDLTDSVNSMAANLTDQVRNIAEVTTAVAQGDLSRKITVDVHGEVLQLKDTINTMVDQLRSFADEVTRVAREVGTEGRLGGQADVRGVSGTWRDLTDNVNTLAGNLTSQVRGIAQVTTAVARGDLSRKITVDARGEVAELKETINTMVDQLRSFAGEVTRVAREVGTEGRLGGQANVEGVSGTWRDLTDSVNLMAANLTDQVRNIAEVTTAVARGDLSQKITVDVKGEVLQLKDTINTMVDQLSSFADEVTRVAREVGTEGRLGGQANVRGVSGTWRDLTDSVNFMASSLTTQVRNIAEVTTAVARGDLSQKITVDVKGEVLELKATVNTMVDQLRSFAGEVTRVAREVGTEGRLGGQANVEGVSGTWRDLTDSVNLMASSLTDQVRNIADVATAVARGDLSQKITVPARGEILELATTLNTMVDQLRSFADEVTRVAREVGTEGKLGGQARVEDVSGTWRALTDSVNSMAANLTDQVRAIAAVSTAVTQGDLTRSIGVEAQGEVAELKDTINQMIVNLRETTERNAEGAWLNANLARFGGMMQGQRDLGVVTELIVSELTPLVGAHVGAFFLMEREGGEQVLRLAATYGYRPGDEAARAVLLGDGMVGQAALDRSPIVIESPPEGYITVASGLGSAAPTAVVVQPVLFEDRVMGVIELAGFEPFTDVRRLFLEQLAETIGIVINAIVAGRRTEELLQQSQTLTHELQSRQRELQQTNAELAEKAALLADQNERIEVKNREIEMARLALEEKAEQLALSSRYKSEFLANMSHELRTPLNSLLILARLLADNGEGNLSPGQVEFAQTIFASGNELLALIDDILDLSKVEAGRMGIDRGAVALRGVADAVERSFRPLVEEKGLRFEVVVEDGVPATIVTDGQRLQQILRNLLANAVKFTETGGVALRVGRAPAHAAPIGAGAAVAFAVTDTGIGIPADRQEVIFEAFRQADGTTSRRFGGTGLGLSISREIAHLLGGRLTVESTVGVGSRFTLVLPDEAPGEGEPDADAAGGDGRAPAGEGPARAGARAVAAARPAHAPVPTPPGGAGGFLHGRRVLIVDDDVRNVFALASALEARGAVVSHAGSGTEGLDVLGGRDDVDVVLLDVMLPGMDGHQVTRRIRSLPGLAGLPVVIVTARADAADRAEAMAAGATGYLTKPVDTDRLLGVLRDVLDGDAGGAE, encoded by the coding sequence GTGGGAGCGACCGACGGCCCGGGCGCCATGGCCGCGGCGGACCTCGCGGCGCTGCTGGCCGCGATGCGGGCGGCCGCCGACGGCGACTTCTCGGTGCGGGTGCGCCCCGCCCCGGACGGGCTCGCCCGCGAGGTCGGCCTCGCGTTCAACCGGCTCGTCGAGTCGAACGCCGGCCTCGCGGGCGAGATCGCCCGCGTGCGCCGGACGGTGGGCCGCGACGGGCTGATCGCCGAGCGCGCCGCCCCGCCGCTCGACGGGGGCGCCTGGCGGGCGAGCGTCGACGCCCTCAACGCGCTGATCGACGACCTCGTGCGGCCCACCGAGGAGTTCGCGCGCGTCATCGGGGCCGTCGCCGGCGGCGACCTGACCCAGCGGATGGCGGCGCGCATCGAGGGCCACCCGGTGCGCGGGGAGTTCCAGCGCATCCGCGCCACGGTCAACGCCATGGTCGACCGGCTGTCGTCGTTCGCCGACGAGGTCACCCGCGTCGCCCGCGAGGTGGGCACGGAGGGCAAGCTCGGCGGCCAGGCGAAGGTCAAGGGGCTCGCCGGCACCTGGCGCGACCTGACCGACTCGGTCAACTCGATGGCCGCCAACCTGACCGACCAGGTGCGCAACATCGCCGAGGTGACCACCGCGGTCGCCCAGGGCGACCTGTCGCGCAAGATCACCGTCGACGTGCACGGCGAGGTGCTGCAGCTCAAGGACACCATCAACACGATGGTCGACCAGCTGCGCTCGTTCGCCGACGAGGTCACCCGGGTGGCCCGCGAGGTCGGCACGGAGGGGCGTCTGGGCGGCCAGGCCGACGTGCGCGGCGTGTCGGGCACGTGGCGGGACCTGACCGACAACGTCAACACGCTCGCCGGCAACCTCACCAGCCAGGTCCGCGGCATCGCCCAGGTCACGACCGCGGTCGCGCGGGGCGACCTGTCGCGCAAGATCACGGTCGACGCCCGCGGCGAGGTGGCCGAGCTGAAGGAGACCATCAACACGATGGTCGACCAGCTGCGCTCGTTCGCGGGCGAGGTGACCCGCGTCGCCCGCGAGGTGGGCACGGAGGGGCGCCTGGGCGGCCAGGCCAACGTCGAGGGCGTCTCCGGCACCTGGCGCGACCTGACCGACTCGGTGAACCTGATGGCCGCCAACCTCACCGACCAGGTGCGCAACATCGCCGAGGTGACCACCGCGGTCGCCCGCGGCGACCTCTCGCAGAAGATCACCGTGGACGTGAAGGGCGAGGTCCTCCAGCTCAAGGACACCATCAACACGATGGTCGACCAGCTCTCCTCGTTCGCCGACGAGGTGACCCGGGTGGCCCGCGAGGTGGGCACGGAGGGGCGCCTGGGCGGCCAGGCCAACGTGCGCGGCGTGTCGGGCACGTGGCGCGACCTGACCGACTCGGTGAACTTCATGGCCTCGTCGCTCACCACCCAGGTGCGCAACATCGCCGAGGTCACGACGGCGGTGGCCCGCGGCGACCTCTCCCAGAAGATCACGGTGGACGTTAAGGGAGAGGTGCTGGAGCTGAAGGCCACCGTCAACACGATGGTGGACCAGCTGCGCTCGTTCGCCGGCGAGGTGACCCGGGTGGCCCGCGAGGTGGGCACGGAGGGGCGTCTGGGCGGCCAGGCCAACGTCGAGGGCGTCTCCGGCACCTGGCGCGACCTGACCGACTCGGTGAACCTGATGGCCTCCAGCCTCACCGACCAGGTGCGCAACATCGCCGACGTGGCGACCGCGGTGGCGCGCGGCGACCTGTCGCAGAAGATCACCGTCCCGGCGCGCGGCGAGATCCTCGAGCTCGCCACCACGCTCAACACGATGGTGGACCAGCTGCGCTCGTTCGCCGACGAGGTGACCCGCGTCGCCCGCGAGGTGGGCACCGAGGGCAAGCTCGGCGGACAGGCGCGGGTGGAGGACGTCTCCGGCACGTGGCGCGCGCTGACGGACTCGGTGAACTCGATGGCCGCGAACCTGACCGATCAGGTGCGCGCGATCGCCGCCGTCTCCACGGCGGTGACGCAGGGCGACCTGACGCGGTCGATCGGCGTCGAGGCGCAGGGCGAGGTCGCCGAGCTCAAGGACACGATCAACCAGATGATCGTCAACCTGCGCGAGACGACGGAGCGCAACGCCGAGGGCGCCTGGCTCAACGCCAACCTGGCGCGCTTCGGCGGGATGATGCAGGGCCAGCGCGACCTCGGCGTGGTGACCGAGCTGATCGTCTCCGAGCTGACGCCGCTCGTGGGCGCCCACGTCGGGGCGTTCTTCCTGATGGAGCGCGAGGGCGGCGAGCAGGTGCTGCGCCTGGCCGCCACGTACGGGTACCGCCCCGGCGACGAGGCCGCGCGGGCGGTGCTGCTGGGCGACGGCATGGTCGGGCAGGCCGCCCTCGACCGCTCGCCGATCGTCATCGAGTCGCCGCCGGAGGGCTACATCACCGTCGCGTCCGGGCTCGGCAGCGCGGCCCCGACCGCGGTGGTGGTGCAGCCGGTGCTGTTCGAGGACCGGGTGATGGGCGTCATCGAGCTGGCCGGCTTCGAGCCGTTCACCGACGTGCGCCGCCTGTTCCTGGAGCAGCTCGCCGAGACCATCGGCATCGTGATCAACGCGATCGTGGCCGGCCGCCGCACCGAGGAGCTGCTGCAGCAGTCGCAGACGCTCACCCACGAGCTCCAGAGCCGCCAGCGCGAGCTGCAGCAGACGAACGCCGAGCTCGCCGAGAAGGCGGCGCTGCTCGCCGACCAGAACGAGCGCATCGAGGTCAAGAACCGCGAGATCGAGATGGCGCGGCTCGCGCTCGAGGAGAAGGCCGAGCAGCTCGCCCTCTCGTCCCGCTACAAGTCCGAGTTCCTGGCCAACATGTCGCACGAGCTGCGCACGCCGCTCAACTCGCTCCTGATCCTGGCGCGCCTGCTGGCCGACAACGGCGAGGGCAACCTCTCGCCGGGGCAGGTGGAGTTCGCGCAGACGATCTTCGCCTCGGGCAACGAGCTGCTGGCGCTGATCGACGACATCCTCGACCTCTCGAAGGTGGAGGCCGGCCGGATGGGCATCGATCGCGGCGCGGTGGCGCTCCGCGGGGTCGCCGACGCGGTCGAGCGCTCGTTCCGGCCGCTCGTGGAGGAGAAGGGCCTGCGCTTCGAGGTGGTGGTCGAGGACGGCGTGCCGGCGACGATCGTCACCGACGGCCAGCGCCTCCAGCAGATCCTGCGCAACCTGCTGGCCAACGCCGTCAAGTTCACGGAGACCGGCGGCGTCGCGCTGCGCGTCGGGCGGGCGCCGGCGCACGCCGCGCCGATCGGCGCCGGGGCGGCCGTGGCGTTCGCGGTCACCGACACGGGCATCGGCATCCCCGCCGACCGCCAGGAGGTCATCTTCGAGGCCTTCCGGCAGGCCGACGGCACCACCAGCCGGCGCTTCGGCGGCACGGGGCTCGGCCTGTCGATCAGCCGCGAGATCGCCCACCTGCTCGGCGGCCGGCTCACCGTGGAGTCCACCGTCGGCGTGGGCAGCCGCTTCACGCTCGTGCTGCCCGACGAGGCGCCCGGCGAGGGCGAGCCCGACGCCGACGCGGCGGGCGGGGACGGCCGCGCGCCGGCCGGCGAGGGGCCCGCCCGGGCCGGCGCCCGGGCGGTCGCCGCCGCGCGCCCGGCCCACGCGCCGGTCCCCACCCCGCCCGGCGGGGCCGGCGGGTTCCTGCACGGGCGGCGGGTGCTGATCGTGGACGACGACGTGCGCAACGTGTTCGCGCTCGCCTCGGCGCTCGAGGCGCGCGGCGCCGTCGTCTCCCACGCCGGCAGCGGCACGGAGGGGCTCGACGTGCTGGGCGGCCGCGACGACGTGGACGTCGTTCTGCTCGACGTCATGCTGCCGGGGATGGACGGCCACCAGGTCACGCGACGCATCCGCTCCCTGCCCGGGCTGGCGGGGCTGCCGGTGGTGATCGTGACGGCGAGGGCCGACGCCGCCGACCGCGCGGAGGCGATGGCCGCCGGGGCGACCGGCTACCTGACCAAGCCGGTCGACACCGACCGGCTGCTGGGCGTGCTGCGCGACGTGCTGGACGGCGACGCCGGCGGCGCCGAGTGA
- a CDS encoding superoxide dismutase: protein MPYELPPLPYAYDALEPHIDEATMRLHHDKHHQTYVDNVNAAIAGTEWDGTPIEELLANLDAIDESKRTAVRNNGGGHANHTLYWETMSPDGGGAPTGELASAIEAAFGSFDALKEQMTDAGVKRFGSGWSWLVHDGSGLAVMSTPNQDSPLMEGKTPLLGIDVWEHAYYLKYQNRRPAYLEAFWNVVNWPRVAQQLEYATR, encoded by the coding sequence ATGCCCTACGAGCTGCCACCCCTTCCCTATGCATACGACGCGCTGGAGCCCCACATCGACGAGGCGACGATGCGGCTCCACCACGACAAGCACCACCAGACGTACGTCGACAACGTGAACGCGGCGATCGCTGGGACCGAGTGGGACGGCACGCCGATCGAGGAGCTGCTGGCCAACCTCGACGCCATCGACGAGTCGAAGCGGACGGCCGTCCGCAACAACGGCGGCGGCCACGCCAACCACACGCTGTACTGGGAGACGATGAGCCCCGACGGCGGCGGTGCGCCGACCGGCGAGCTGGCCTCGGCGATCGAGGCGGCCTTCGGGTCGTTCGACGCGCTCAAGGAGCAGATGACCGACGCCGGCGTGAAGCGCTTCGGCAGCGGCTGGTCGTGGCTGGTCCACGACGGCAGCGGGCTGGCGGTGATGTCGACGCCGAACCAGGACTCGCCGCTGATGGAGGGCAAGACGCCGCTCCTCGGCATCGACGTCTGGGAGCACGCGTACTACCTCAAGTACCAGAACAGGCGCCCCGCCTATCTCGAGGCGTTCTGGAACGTGGTCAACTGGCCCCGGGTGGCGCAGCAGCTGGAGTACGCCACGCGCTGA
- a CDS encoding SpoIIE family protein phosphatase gives MTGRAGDEAAALAAPGVPPDPPRSDAASILVVDDQHANRLAMQALLEPLGRRIVLAESGEEALRLLLRERFALILLDVQMPGMDGFETARYIRGRLRTRRIPIIFVTAISGATEHIYDGYAAGAVDYMLKPIDPTILRSKVAVFVELFETNARLQRQAESQGVKESLELAQRAGRSGVWDWDLAAGRAFWSREYAELMGLADDATADGFWLATADPRDRDRVRARFRALLDAGDAWDEEFRIVHPRSGVRWVASRGKLFRGADGAPERFTGIVVDVTERRRDEERLRRLHEATAALSAAVTPDEVLQRVLEHSLSAVGATATWLWLPDADGHLARVASEPDAAPSIDPADAAEDLRHARQALAGSLPVVWGAGARWRAAVPIGAGGVVSGVLVLALDTPAKPDHDDVGFLAALGSLCGQAVDRARLLEDEREARRRTEGLQAATAALAAAVTAREVAEAIAHQALLAFAASSAGVRMISPSTGTLDTAAVAGFPDAAARPLGAAPLDARSPTTDCVRAHEPLFLASAAEVEERYPELAPPPATWRPHGALAAIPLSMEGRVIGVVGLRFEGARAFAPGDRESMAAFGRLAALSAARAQLQERDERRRAHTSLLAEVGLAIDADLGVRERLERLTALLVPRIADACFVRIDRAGDGGDVLAVSPQSPDAVATAGYVGELLARRWPGGTSDGGALIQDIDDDALDAYVADAGIEGRVAARVRRWPAHSVLVAPIGARGRTAGALVLVLRGGRRRYDGADLRLAEDIARRAGLAIDNARLYEAQASAAVTLQQSMLPTLPRIAGVGMAARYIAAAAHTEAGGDWYEAVQVGDGRVLLAVGDVVGHGIDSAAVMGQVRSAMRAHALAGLAPAAALEQLSRFAASVDGAAVSTAACVEIDLHAGRLRYACAGHPPPLLMRGNDGGHAFLDAARGVALGVIERGYEEAEAPFGPGDALVLYTDGLVERRGEVLDQGLDRLAGVAAGGGPATPDELCDRLLAGLVDERSIRDDVAVLVACRDDVAPSPLRLRVAAEAPRLAEVRRAVRGWLADAALPARVREDVLLACGEACANAVEHGYADGGVGAIEVELAIGADRRLSATVRDEGRWRPPSSDTGFRGRGLMIMRAVMDDVEVVADDAAGTTIRMMLDTAAAAGPDAGPATRPGASGGGSATAVAPAPRRAPSPGAARCVVEGDVADERIADVRDRLTRAAADRPDVVADLSGVAYLDSTGVRMLLEVAGALERRGGHLTILAPPGGPARRVLDVCGIDAAAGVTVEG, from the coding sequence GTGACCGGGCGCGCCGGCGACGAGGCCGCCGCCCTCGCTGCGCCGGGGGTCCCGCCCGACCCCCCGCGCAGCGACGCCGCGAGCATCCTCGTGGTCGACGACCAGCACGCCAACCGGCTGGCGATGCAGGCCCTGCTCGAGCCGCTCGGCCGCAGGATCGTGCTGGCGGAGTCGGGCGAGGAGGCGCTGCGCCTGCTGCTGCGTGAGCGCTTCGCCCTCATCCTGCTCGACGTGCAGATGCCGGGGATGGACGGGTTCGAGACGGCCCGCTACATCCGCGGCCGCCTGCGCACGCGGCGCATCCCGATCATCTTCGTGACGGCGATCTCGGGGGCCACCGAGCACATCTACGACGGCTACGCCGCCGGCGCCGTCGACTACATGCTGAAGCCGATCGACCCGACCATCCTGCGCTCGAAGGTCGCGGTGTTCGTGGAGCTGTTCGAGACCAACGCGCGGCTGCAGCGGCAGGCCGAGTCGCAGGGCGTCAAGGAGAGCCTCGAGCTCGCCCAGCGCGCGGGGCGCAGCGGCGTCTGGGACTGGGACCTGGCCGCCGGCCGCGCCTTCTGGTCGCGCGAGTACGCGGAGCTGATGGGGCTCGCCGACGACGCGACGGCGGACGGCTTCTGGCTGGCGACCGCGGACCCGCGCGACCGCGACCGGGTGCGCGCGCGCTTCCGCGCGTTGCTCGACGCCGGCGACGCCTGGGACGAGGAGTTCCGCATCGTCCACCCCCGCTCCGGGGTGCGCTGGGTGGCCTCGCGCGGCAAGCTCTTCCGCGGCGCCGACGGCGCCCCGGAGCGCTTCACGGGCATCGTCGTGGACGTCACCGAGCGACGGCGCGACGAGGAGCGACTGCGCCGGCTGCACGAGGCGACGGCGGCCCTCTCGGCCGCGGTCACCCCGGACGAGGTGCTGCAGCGGGTGCTCGAGCACTCCCTGAGCGCGGTCGGGGCGACGGCCACCTGGCTGTGGCTCCCCGACGCGGACGGGCACCTCGCGCGCGTGGCCTCCGAGCCGGACGCGGCGCCGTCGATCGACCCGGCCGACGCCGCCGAGGACCTCCGCCACGCGCGGCAGGCGTTGGCGGGCAGCCTGCCGGTGGTCTGGGGCGCGGGGGCGCGCTGGCGCGCCGCGGTGCCGATCGGCGCGGGCGGGGTGGTCTCGGGCGTGCTGGTGCTGGCGCTCGACACGCCGGCGAAGCCGGACCACGACGACGTGGGCTTCCTCGCCGCCCTGGGGTCGCTGTGCGGGCAGGCGGTCGACCGCGCCCGGCTGCTCGAGGACGAGCGCGAGGCGCGCAGGCGCACGGAGGGCCTGCAGGCCGCCACCGCGGCGCTCGCGGCCGCCGTCACGGCCCGCGAGGTGGCCGAGGCGATCGCGCACCAGGCGCTGCTGGCGTTCGCGGCCTCGTCGGCCGGCGTGCGCATGATCTCGCCGTCGACGGGCACGCTCGACACGGCGGCGGTCGCCGGCTTCCCGGACGCCGCCGCCCGCCCGCTGGGGGCCGCCCCGCTCGACGCGCGCTCGCCCACCACCGACTGCGTGCGCGCGCACGAGCCGCTCTTCCTCGCGTCCGCCGCCGAGGTGGAGGAGCGCTACCCCGAGCTCGCGCCGCCGCCCGCCACCTGGCGCCCGCACGGTGCCCTGGCGGCCATCCCGCTCAGCATGGAGGGCCGGGTCATCGGCGTGGTCGGCCTGCGCTTCGAGGGCGCGCGGGCCTTCGCGCCGGGCGACCGCGAGTCGATGGCCGCCTTCGGCCGGCTCGCCGCCCTGTCGGCCGCCCGGGCCCAGCTGCAGGAGCGCGACGAGCGCCGGCGCGCCCACACCAGCCTCCTCGCGGAGGTCGGCCTGGCGATCGACGCCGACCTGGGGGTGCGCGAGCGGCTGGAGCGGCTCACCGCGCTGCTCGTGCCGCGCATCGCCGACGCGTGCTTCGTGCGCATCGACCGCGCCGGGGACGGCGGCGACGTCCTCGCCGTCTCCCCGCAGAGCCCCGACGCGGTGGCCACCGCCGGGTACGTGGGCGAGCTCCTGGCGCGGCGGTGGCCCGGGGGCACGAGCGACGGCGGCGCCCTCATCCAGGACATCGACGACGACGCCCTCGACGCGTACGTGGCGGACGCCGGCATCGAGGGCCGGGTGGCCGCCCGGGTGCGGCGCTGGCCGGCGCACTCGGTGCTGGTGGCGCCGATCGGCGCGCGCGGGCGCACCGCCGGCGCGCTGGTGCTCGTGCTGCGCGGCGGCCGCCGGCGCTACGACGGCGCCGACCTCCGGCTGGCCGAGGACATCGCCCGGCGCGCCGGCCTCGCCATCGACAACGCGCGGCTCTACGAGGCGCAGGCGAGCGCCGCGGTGACCCTGCAGCAGAGCATGCTGCCCACGCTGCCCCGCATCGCGGGCGTGGGGATGGCCGCCCGCTACATCGCCGCCGCGGCCCACACCGAGGCCGGCGGCGACTGGTACGAGGCCGTCCAGGTGGGCGACGGCCGGGTGCTGCTGGCCGTGGGCGACGTGGTGGGGCACGGGATCGACTCGGCCGCGGTGATGGGCCAGGTGCGCAGCGCGATGCGCGCCCACGCGCTCGCGGGGCTCGCCCCCGCCGCCGCGCTCGAGCAGCTCAGCCGCTTCGCGGCGAGCGTCGATGGCGCGGCGGTGTCGACCGCGGCCTGCGTCGAGATCGACCTGCACGCCGGGCGCCTGCGCTACGCCTGCGCGGGGCACCCGCCGCCGCTGCTGATGCGCGGCAACGACGGCGGGCACGCCTTCCTGGACGCGGCGCGCGGGGTGGCGCTGGGCGTGATCGAGCGGGGCTACGAGGAGGCCGAGGCGCCCTTCGGCCCGGGCGACGCGCTGGTGCTCTACACCGACGGCCTCGTCGAGCGGCGCGGCGAGGTGCTCGACCAGGGACTCGACCGGCTCGCCGGCGTGGCCGCCGGCGGCGGACCGGCGACGCCCGACGAGCTGTGCGACCGGCTCCTCGCCGGGCTCGTCGACGAGCGCTCGATCCGCGACGACGTGGCCGTGCTCGTGGCCTGCCGCGACGACGTCGCGCCGTCGCCGCTGCGCCTGCGCGTGGCGGCCGAGGCGCCGCGCCTCGCCGAGGTGCGACGGGCCGTGCGCGGCTGGCTCGCCGACGCGGCGCTGCCGGCGCGGGTGCGCGAGGACGTGCTGCTCGCCTGCGGCGAGGCCTGCGCGAACGCGGTGGAGCACGGTTACGCAGACGGAGGCGTGGGCGCGATCGAGGTCGAGCTCGCGATCGGGGCCGACCGGCGGCTCTCCGCCACGGTGCGCGACGAGGGCCGCTGGCGGCCCCCCTCGTCCGACACGGGGTTCCGCGGCCGCGGCCTGATGATCATGCGCGCCGTGATGGACGACGTCGAGGTGGTCGCCGACGACGCGGCCGGCACGACGATCCGCATGATGCTCGACACCGCCGCGGCGGCCGGCCCGGACGCCGGGCCCGCGACCCGTCCCGGCGCGTCCGGCGGCGGGTCCGCCACCGCCGTCGCCCCGGCCCCGCGCCGCGCGCCCTCCCCCGGCGCCGCCCGGTGCGTCGTGGAGGGCGACGTCGCCGACGAGCGCATCGCCGACGTGCGGGACCGGCTCACCCGCGCCGCCGCCGACCGGCCGGACGTCGTGGCCGACCTGTCCGGGGTGGCATACCTCGACAGCACCGGCGTCCGCATGCTGCTCGAGGTCGCGGGCGCCCTGGAGCGCCGCGGCGGGCACCTGACGATCCTCGCCCCGCCGGGGGGGCCCGCCCGGCGGGTGCTCGACGTCTGCGGCATCGACGCCGCCGCCGGCGTGACCGTCGAGGGCTGA